The genomic interval GATACCATATCCGCATCTGCATCCGCATGCAACTATCCGCATTCACATCCGCATCCGGCCGGATATCTAAAAACTCTTACCATATCCTCACTTCGGACGGATTTGGAGcagatcggatcggataatatccactccgttttcacccctagctgCAACAATGGAACAATGGGGTAGTACAACTACCGAAACGAGATGATATCTTGATTCCTTATAAATTGAACAGATAAAGAAATTTCTAAGACTaagtttagttctaaattttttcttcaaacttccaactttttcatcacatcaaaactttcctacacacacaaactccaacttttccgttacatcgtttcaattttaaccaaacttctaattttagcgtgaactaaacacaccctagatAAGTTACGTATACATCAAGGTTCCatgtcaaaattggaagtttgactaaaaaagttgaaagtttatgtgtgtaagaaagttttgatgtgatggaaaagctgaaagtttgaagaaaaagttgggaactaaaccaggccaaaGTCTAGCTTCTTTGTTCTTTGCTCTGGACATGTTACACTTAAAAAGACGGATACATATAATGTTGtatgtttttcttaataatggattaaataaacccggcctctacatcccaAACGATGTACACGGCTGCGGTGATACAACACCAAGCACTTAGGCTCACTAGACAAGTTCAAAGCAAAAGCcactgttctaaaaaaaaagcaaaagccACCAAAGGAGGCACATGACAATAAAATtagtgtttgaatctcctaaagATGAATAACGTgagattaattgagttttaattattacaaacttgaaaaatggattaatatgatattttagaactacTTTTATGTATagagttttcgcacgaaacgcaccgtttagcagtttgaaaagcacgaGTATCCATAATTTAATCTAagttttgttggagaaaagaacggggccAAAGACAACCAGCACATGTCTCACAACAAAATATCGAACCACCCTAAAAATTCAATCTTCCTCTCCAATTCCACCCATACTTTGAGAAGAATTCCATTACGCTAACTTTCAATTTCCTATTAGCAGTTAGATTAACACAAATCTAATGTGAAGTCATGCAGCCATAACACTACCAGAAAACCACATCACCATAATTTGACCGGTTTAACCAGCGGTTTCTTGGTTCGTGCCAGCTCGATAAGTAACAAAACCAAATGGTTATCGTGACATTTTTCAACCACTGATAAAATAGTGCCACGCATATATGGTGATGTTGATGGTTAATCACCAGGAATATTTCTTTCCTGAGCTTCCTAACAAAAGGCAGATCATTATTAATATAATGATATTTGCTTAAAAAATCGGCAGGAATTTTCATCATAGACAAGATAACAACACATCAACCGTTTTCAGCACTGTCGGCTGTTTTTGACACGGTTTGAACAAAATGTTCCGAATGCAGGCCTACTTGAGGTTACTAGGGGAGAGCCCAATTCACCACACGACACGGCCCAAAACACATTCCCCAATGGGCTTTCATGTTAGGCCCAACTCTGACGAATTTTACGATACGGCCCAAAACTTTCGTCGCATCCAGCCCAAAGACCTGGCTTACCCATCTCCTTCCCCAtcagcttcttcctcctcctcctcacgaaCGCGACCCAACCAaaaacccctcctcctctcgccgcggcctccatcgccatggccgccgggcgggccttcctccgcgccgccccctcctcgctggccgccggcgccggacgcTTCGCCTTCGCGTGCCCGACGGCCCTTCCcctcactgccgccgccgcggcggcgaccgggccacaccgtcgcggccgcggccgatGCTACTGCTCCGCCtccgatgcgccgccgccgccgccatacgTGCTCACCACGCCGCTCTACTACGTCAACGCCCCGCCGCACATGGGGAGCGCCTACACCACCAttgccgccgacgccatcgcccGCTTCCAGGCAAGCAACTAAAGCGAGCAAGCCTATGCGCGCGCGTTTGCGTTCCATTGCTGCTCGCGTTCTAATCCCAGTCTAGGGATTTTGAGTACGTCAAACTGTTGATACCTTAGAAATCTATGGAGTTCTAACACGTCCAATTGTTTAAATGTCTCAAGTGAGGCCACTCAAGTGCATATATGAACTGAGCAATTCATATGGGTTGTAGAGAACGATATGCCATTGTCAGGTACTAGTATGAGTGCATATCGTGTCACTTTCTATTCATGCCCTTAATCTCGATGAATTTCATATGGGgttacaataaaaatacgacAACTTAAACCTGTGCAGTTTTGATGCACGTTTTGTCTGTTCAATGATCTGGCCACCAATTTTTGATTAATATTATTGGAATGAAATGTGTAGTATCTGTTGATCAGCTCTCGCAATCTAAGTGTGTTAATGCTACTTTTATGGTCGCAGAGGTTGCTGGATAAGAGGGTCGTATTTATTACCGGAACAGATGAGCATGGCGAGAAAATTGCCACTTCAGCAGAGGCTTGTGGTAGAAACCCAAAGGATCACTGTGATACAATTTCCAATTCATATAAGATGCTTTGGGCTGATGTATGTCCACAATTCTAGGTGTTTTCATTCACCACATGGAATAAATGCTGAgctcatttttttcttccaacttTGTTACACATTTCTTGCAGCTAGACATAGAGTATGACAAGTTTATCCGCACAACTGATCGTAAGCATGAGGCAGTTGTCAATGACTTCTATTCCAGAGTGCTAGATAGTGGTGACATATATAGAGCAGATTATGAAGGACTTTACTGTGTGAGCTGTGAGGAGTACAAGGTAAGCTTCTGTTTTTACTTCCCCATGTGGTAGTACTACACTACTTCTTCCTTTTAGGGGAATATAGAAGGGCACttacctaataaaaaaatatgattaatgtAGGTATTTGATAATGATGTTCAGCATGCAATCTTGCGAACAACATCCTGTGCCTACAGATGTTTTAGGTTTTAACTTTATAATTTTGGTCCTTCAGAAACCAGACACAAAATATGTgagttttgttaaaaaaaaaaaactatttggggattttttttttctctcgaaaATGCCGGAGGACATACTTTTAGGGGAATTATTTTTCTGTATTTTCGTTCTTTTCATGCTTTACAGTTGTTGCCATATTCACTTATAGATCATCCTTCTTTTTCCAACATTGGTAATTGTGCAAATTCTGGTTTTGTTTGAAGTACAGGACGAAAAAGAGCTTGGGGAAAACAAATGTTGCCCAGTGCATCTAAAGCCTTGTGTACCAAGAAAGGAAGACAACTATTTCTTTGCCTTGTCAAAATACCAGCATCAACTGGAAGATCTACTGACAAAAAATCCTAATTTTGTACGGCCATCACATCGCTTGAATGAGGTGATGCTATAATCCTCATTCTTATGAATCAAAATTTGTTTtcaatctattttattttatcaatTTATTGCACATTGCTGGTGTATTGAGTTAACACATATCGTTGGTTTATTGAGTCATTGTACTTCGCTGCAAACTGTGGTGAAGTGTAAAACTGTCCGTTAGAATGTTGACTCTAATTATATGAGTTGATTATTGACAAATAAAGGACAAAATAACTAGGTTACACATATGTGCTTGGAGGTCTGCCACAGTCATGTTAAAGAATATCTGTGTTACGGAGTATCAAATACGTACAGTTACAAACCAAACTACGTCTGTTTCGTTAGGCCTTTCTTTTTGCTACCAGGAAGTGCTGTTCGCATACTGAACAAACAACcttgtaatttattttcttatgaAAAACTTATCAAACTGTTATTCAGATGGCATCCTAACCAGTTAATGATATGGCCAACTCATTCATCATATCTCCAGGACTTGAAAAGGGCCTGAATTTGGCCTACTCACATGTGCCTTTAGTTTCTACAGTAATATAAATGACTGTGAAGCTAAGTGCATAACGCTTGAAATTTAGTCATTGTgtgattccttttcttttgactTCTCAATGTGCATATGTGGAGAAGTGCATGCCAGAAGCAAGGACTGATGTGACTCTTAACATTTCTAAATTAAAACCTTCTATTGTTTCCTGAAGAAAGCCAGAAAGGGCTGTGCTTCTTCTTAAGTCACAAATATTGCGCTTACTATTAGAATCTTATGGGAATCAACTTGCCAGGGAAACACATGTTCCTTTTTTACTGTAATAATATAAACAGGCAATTATCATGTAGTGTATTTGTATTGTTCAAGATTCATATTGatgttttatattatatgtTTATGGACAGTCTTTCAGTATGCATATGatttttgtttgtgttttcAAATATAGTTGTTCTTTACCCTTTCTGATTAAGACAGTTGTAGGTCCAAGGATGGGTTAAAAGTGGATTAAGGGACTTCTCTATTTCCCGTGCATCTGTAGAGTGGGGTATTCCGGTGCCAAATGACACCAAACAGACAATATACGTGTGGTTTGATGCATTATTAGGGTATGTTTCTCTGCTTCTTTACATGATATTCATTAATGTGTGCTCCTGTTTACTAGTCTTGCTGGGAATTTATTACACTAGTTGTGCTTTTATTTCTTTGAACTCACAGCtttctataaataaatgaagACTGCTTCTGTTTCTAACTTTTAGTTGTTGTCCATGTTTACATTTTCGTAGTTCATTGAATTCTTATGATTCGTCGTTCCTGGATGTATTACTGCCTGTAGTGTTTCACTCTACTCTCTGTTAAACTCTGATTTCTCTGAATCTTCAGAAGTGTTCTGATATCTTATCTCTAATGGCACTCCTGATATACCTCATGAATGTTTGTTATCCATTTCACCATTACTACTAAAGATCCTATGCCTATAAATGAATACATAATCTTATATATTATcccactctctttttttttttcagactgattgttttattttcatatgTTGTGTTTAGGTACATTTCAGCATTACTAGATGATGGGGAGAAGGCAAGTTTACAACAAGCAGTTGAACGTGGTTGGCCTGCCTCCCTACACTTGATAGGAAAGGTGGATTTCAGGCGTATTAACAGTTTCAACCATTCATGCTCCTTCTCATTTCTAGCAAATTCTGTTTGCTTCTCTTCTCATCTACCCTTAGTTTATTTGTTCACGTTGCTTGATATGTTCTTGCGATGATAAGGATAACTCTGGCGTGGGCTGATAACTAAGCACTGATGATGCTTGAGTCTCAGAATAATCATCAACTAAGTATTAAAAAAACTGTGGTTCTATTGGGTTAATCATCAATCCAGATATTGGGTTTTTTCAttctataatatttttaatcatGTGTTATTACAGTTTTCCATGCTCTAACCTTACATTGGGCACTGTGAACATttccttttaaatttttatCTCCTTGGTCTGTGCACAGATAGAGATGGTAGGTGGAAAATTATTCTGGAGTGGATTGGATgttaattttgaaaataatcgTTGACAAATTCTTGTTCGGCATGCCTTAGTTGAAACTGTTTTGACAGAATTAGGCCCTGATAAAAATTGACAGAAATAGGATTAGCTAGGACATCAATGATAATCGGCCTTCTTCTAATACGATAAATCTGATTATTTTCACATTTTTCCTGACTCTTATAATGCCAAGACACACTTTACTTCTCTTTATCTACTGCTTTGAGTATTTGTACTATTCCTTCTCCATTGTAATATAGGGCTGTAGTTAATGCTGACAGATTTATCTGGCATCACCTATGCAGTGGACATTGATATTTATGTCCAGTGTACAGGCAAGAATGTTGGATGAACTTCTTGagttttatttctattttttattttgttataatatGGTTTATGATGATTCTTTGTACATCTACCTCAGGACATATTGCGGTTTCATGCAGTATATTGGCCAGCAATGTTAATGTCAGCAGGAATAAGTGTTCCTGATGCAGTTTTTGGTCATGGATTTTTGACAAAGGTGATCCTACCTATTTTCATCGTTATTATTTCCATTTCTACAGATCGATGACAGCATAGCACTGTACCATAAGTAAACAGTAATGGAACCTGTTTTTCCTGCAACTCATGTTCATTTTCCTGATCCGAACATTTGGATGTCCATGCTGGAtgatgattattattatttatccTAATGTTCTGTTTACAGCTTTAACATCCCttcttaaaaataaactctCCAGGAGCATGAAGAAGCTATATACTTCaattctatattaaaaaaaaaaaatcctggacTACCCTCTTATAGATCTTTACAAAATATCATCTCTATGGCTCTACTGTAGCATGCACCGTGTTTTGCTTTAGATAGCAGTCTATGTTTTCTGCTGATTATAGTGTATATGGGCTTTCCTCTTATGTTGGTTGGTATCTCAAATATAGTCATACAGGTAGCAGCAATGTAGCTTATAGAAAATATTATGTGGTTTTTTTGCCACATGTTCCGTGGTGttaaagttttatttatttatttttttttgccgggtcggccgaaAGATTCGGtcgaccaatttcattaagagagatagatagatgtgGTGTTAAAGTTTGTAACCCTCGTACGCGACCTTCCAGTTGTAACTATTATGTCTTCTACATTATC from Oryza glaberrima chromosome 3, OglaRS2, whole genome shotgun sequence carries:
- the LOC127767649 gene encoding methionine--tRNA ligase, chloroplastic/mitochondrial; the encoded protein is MAAGRAFLRAAPSSLAAGAGRFAFACPTALPLTAAAAAATGPHRRGRGRCYCSASDAPPPPPYVLTTPLYYVNAPPHMGSAYTTIAADAIARFQRLLDKRVVFITGTDEHGEKIATSAEACGRNPKDHCDTISNSYKMLWADLDIEYDKFIRTTDRKHEAVVNDFYSRVLDSGDIYRADYEGLYCVSCEEYKDEKELGENKCCPVHLKPCVPRKEDNYFFALSKYQHQLEDLLTKNPNFVRPSHRLNEVQGWVKSGLRDFSISRASVEWGIPVPNDTKQTIYVWFDALLGYISALLDDGEKASLQQAVERGWPASLHLIGKDILRFHAVYWPAMLMSAGISVPDAVFGHGFLTKDGMKMGKSLGNTLEPKDLVNRFGVDAVRYFFLREVEFGNDGDYSEERFINIVNAHLANTIGNLLNRTLGLLKKNCKSTLAFDSIAAADGISLKDNVENLVDKAKDQFENLLLSSACETLMEIGNLGNLYIDEQAPWSCFKQGGESAEKAAKDLVIILETMRIIAIALSPITPSLSLRIYTQLGFTEDQFRTLRWEDTKWGGLKAGQVMMEPKPVFARIETETDEKDQSSSKATKGGKKKARSQGLVEA